A window of Ignavibacterium sp. contains these coding sequences:
- a CDS encoding SUF system Fe-S cluster assembly protein: MADKEKITKQELEDKIIQALKTCYDPEIPVDIFELGLIYEVAIDDNNNVKIKMTLTSPMCPAAQSLPLEVEGKVKSIPQVNDVKVEVVWNPPWNKDMMSEVAKLELGFL, encoded by the coding sequence ATGGCTGACAAAGAAAAAATAACTAAACAAGAACTCGAGGATAAAATAATTCAGGCATTGAAAACCTGTTACGACCCCGAAATTCCTGTAGACATCTTTGAGCTTGGTTTAATTTACGAAGTTGCAATTGATGATAATAACAATGTGAAGATTAAAATGACTTTAACATCGCCAATGTGTCCTGCGGCTCAATCACTGCCATTGGAAGTTGAAGGGAAAGTCAAATCAATTCCACAGGTAAATGATGTTAAAGTTGAAGTAGTCTGGAATCCACCATGGAATAAAGATATGATGTCTGAGGTTGCAAAACTGGAATTAGGATTTTTATAA
- a CDS encoding BrxA/BrxB family bacilliredoxin produces MFNIVSRPPMYDQDAVQPMRDELIAVGFKELLTPEQVDEAINVKDDKTVLVMINSVCGCAAGSARPGVSLALQNDIIPDKLYTGFAGQERDAVDRIRQYIKGFPPSSPSVALFKNGELIYFMRRMDIEGFTAEQIANTLVQVFNKYCSAKGPSITPEQFAQVQHAKQCGSKIPLFKG; encoded by the coding sequence ATGTTCAACATAGTTTCACGACCACCAATGTACGATCAGGATGCAGTACAACCAATGCGTGATGAATTGATTGCTGTCGGCTTTAAAGAACTTCTTACACCCGAACAGGTTGATGAAGCGATAAATGTTAAAGATGATAAAACCGTTTTGGTAATGATTAACTCGGTTTGTGGATGTGCTGCCGGAAGTGCTCGTCCCGGAGTTTCACTTGCTTTACAGAATGATATAATTCCTGATAAACTTTACACTGGATTTGCCGGACAAGAAAGAGATGCGGTAGATAGAATCAGACAATACATAAAAGGATTTCCGCCTTCATCACCAAGCGTTGCGCTCTTTAAGAATGGTGAGTTAATTTACTTTATGAGAAGAATGGATATTGAAGGTTTTACCGCAGAGCAAATAGCAAATACATTAGTTCAGGTTTTTAATAAGTATTGCAGTGCAAAAGGTCCGTCAATTACACCCGAACAATTTGCACAGGTTCAGCACGCAAAGCAGTGCGGCTCAAAAATACCGTTATTTAAAGGATGA
- a CDS encoding Rrf2 family transcriptional regulator: MKFSTQEEYGLRLLLRIGKDHSDNGMTIPELSELEGLSEANVAKILRILRLAGFVESSRGQTGGYKLTRPAKEILVGEVLTALGGKLYESSFCDLHSGVENICTNSIDCSIRSLWKTIQTMLDGLLSKITLQDLLGSEQQVEIIVSGIAEELDK, from the coding sequence ATGAAATTCAGTACACAAGAAGAATATGGTTTAAGACTTTTACTGAGAATCGGGAAAGATCATTCCGATAACGGGATGACTATTCCCGAACTTAGTGAGCTTGAAGGATTGAGCGAAGCCAATGTTGCGAAGATTCTGCGCATTCTTCGTCTTGCCGGATTTGTTGAAAGCTCGCGTGGACAAACTGGCGGTTACAAACTAACTCGTCCCGCAAAAGAAATTTTAGTCGGCGAAGTTTTAACTGCACTTGGTGGTAAACTTTATGAATCATCTTTTTGTGACTTACACTCCGGTGTTGAAAACATTTGCACCAACTCAATTGATTGTTCAATTCGCTCTCTTTGGAAAACAATTCAAACAATGCTTGATGGTTTATTAAGTAAAATTACTTTACAGGATTTGCTTGGAAGTGAACAGCAGGTAGAGATTATTGTTTCAGGCATTGCCGAAGAACTGGACAAATAA